One part of the Ornithodoros turicata isolate Travis unplaced genomic scaffold, ASM3712646v1 Chromosome48, whole genome shotgun sequence genome encodes these proteins:
- the LOC135374211 gene encoding uncharacterized protein LOC135374211, with protein sequence MNALSLDLSPEPWFPKFLVAHAEDETKPLSKVSPFLIAKEIEKIIGKSYKAKKLSSGDIQIEVESRSQSSALVCIKKLGDIPVSITKHRILNIVKGVISESELLDCSDSEIEEGLREHGVVAARRIVMRRDGKEMQTKHIVLSFQLHRLPETIKAGYLNCHVRPYVPNPRRCFKCQRFGHGSQVCRGQETCPKCSGNGHTPESRENTVRCANCKGDHPVYSRSCPRWKEEKEILRIKAEQNISYQAAKAQAEFARKGTFSEVARRGVAPASKSVETQTSGCLPQTPQQKGGDTRVSPPAPMSPGSTLACQAHTKEIATASSDVDGAVSVWDGTMPEPSQTMSQSMELDDDDCLSQKSSSSLPGVLSQGKEKREKTSGRGRGSRTKDVQKLPPRRITPP encoded by the coding sequence ATGAACGCGCTCAGCTTAGACCTGTCTCCAGAGCCATGGTTCCCGAAATTCCTTGTGGCCCATGCTGAGGACGAGACAAAGCCATTATCGAAAGTGTCACCATTCCTCATTGCTAAAGAAATCGAAAAGATCATCGGGAAATCGTACAAAGCAAAGAAGCTCTCATCTGGAGACATCCAAATTGAGGTAGAAAGCAGATCTCAAAGTTCAGCTCTCGTGTGTATAAAGAAACTCGGTGACATTCCAGTGTCAATCACAAAACACCGTATCCTGAACATTGTCAAGGGTGTGATCTCCGAGAGTGAGCTTCTTGACTGTTCTGACAGCGAGATCGAAGAAGGTTTGCGAGAGCATGGCGTTGTGGCAGCGAGGCGGATAGTCATGCGTCGCGATGGAAAAGAAATGCAAACCAAGCACATCGTACTGTCATTCCAGCTGCACAGACTCCCTGAAACCATCAAAGCAGGTTACCTGAACTGCCACGTGCGACCTTACGTTCCTAACCCGCGACGTTGCTTCAAGTGTCAACGTTTCGGGCACGGATCACAGGTCTGCCGCGGACAGGAAACGTGTCCAAAATGTTCAGGCAACGGTCACACACCAGAATCACGTGAGAACACAGTACGTTGTGCAAACTGCAAGGGCGACCACCCAGTATACTCAAGATCTTGCCCccggtggaaagaagaaaaagaaatacttcGAATCAAAGCAGAACAAAACATATCATATCAAGCAGCAAAAGCACAAGCAGAGTTTGCTAGAAAAGGCACTTTCTCCGAGGTGGCGCGCAGGGGAGTAGCACCAGCGAGCAAATCTGTAGAGACCCAGACTTCTGGGTGTCTACCTCAAACTCCCCAACAGAAAGGTGGAGACACGAGAGTGTCTCCGCCTGCTCCTATGTCTCCTGGGAGCACCCTGGCTTGCCAGGCACACACCAAGGAGATAGCCACAGCTTCCAGTGATGTTGATGGCGCAGTCTCAGTCTGGGACGGAACCATGCCGGAACCATCCCAGACCATGTCACAAAGCATGGAATTGGATGACGATGACTGCTTATCCCAGAAATCGTCATCCAGTCTGCCAGGTGTTCTCTCTCAGggcaaagaaaagagagagaaaacatcGGGTCGAGGTAGGGGCAGCAGAACAAAAGACGTGCAGAAATTACCTCCACGAAGAATAACCCCTCCTTGA